The stretch of DNA TTGGATAGATTAGGAAAGCCTCAAAGGGCATTTAAATGCATCCATGTTGCAGGTACCAATGGAAAAGGCTCTGTAACCGCCATGATAGGCAATATATTGATATCAGCCGGTTACAAGGTGGGAATGTTTATATCACCATTTTTAGAGGAGTTTACCGAACGGATACAGATAGGTCTTAATCCCATACCTAAGGAAGAGCTGTGCAGTATTACTGAGCAGGTGAAGAAAGAAGTGGATTATCTAAATGGGCAGGGGATTTATTTCAATGAATTTGCCATTATAACCTCCATAGGCTTTGTATATTTTGCAAGGCATAATGTAGATTTTGCTGTGGTGGAGGTAGGGCTAGGCGGGAGGCTAGACTCTACAAATGTGATAGATCCAATGGTTTCCGTTATTACCTCAATAAGCTATGATCATATGCATATATTAGGGAATACCCTTGAGGCCATAGCTTTTGAAAAGGCTGGTATAATAAAAAAATCTAGACCGGTAGTTGTATATCCCCAACAGGAGGGTGTAATGTCTGTAATATCCGATGTAGGAAAGCAACGTAATGCACCTATAATACCTGTAGATATTAAAAATATTAAAGAGGTGTCATTAGAAATTGAGCGCCAAGTCTTTGATTTTACGTTTTATGATAAAATCTATAAAAATATAGTGCTCCATCTTTCAGGACATCATCAAGTATTAAATGCTGCGACTGCCCTTACATGCATTATGCTTCTACAGAAGCAGGGGATTGATATACCAGATAAGGCGGTATATGATGGTATGGCGCATGTGAGATGGCCTGGTAGGTTGGAGCTTGTAAGGCGAAGGCCGGATATAATATTAGATGGAGCTCATAATCCTTCAGGGGCGGCTGTGCTTTCCGATGCAATAAGGGCATATTACAAAGGCAGACGGATAATATTGATCATAGGTATATTGAAGGATAAGGCAGTGGATGATATATTATCCAATGTATGTCCTTTGGGAGATTATATAATTGCAACTGCTCCTGATAATCCAAGGGCCCTATTGCCTGAAGAATTGGGTCATAGGGCATTTAAATACTGTAAAAATGTAGTGTATATAGAGGGCATTAA from Xylanivirga thermophila encodes:
- a CDS encoding bifunctional folylpolyglutamate synthase/dihydrofolate synthase, encoding MNYEQALSYIHGMPKLGHQKNLEYMNRLLDRLGKPQRAFKCIHVAGTNGKGSVTAMIGNILISAGYKVGMFISPFLEEFTERIQIGLNPIPKEELCSITEQVKKEVDYLNGQGIYFNEFAIITSIGFVYFARHNVDFAVVEVGLGGRLDSTNVIDPMVSVITSISYDHMHILGNTLEAIAFEKAGIIKKSRPVVVYPQQEGVMSVISDVGKQRNAPIIPVDIKNIKEVSLEIERQVFDFTFYDKIYKNIVLHLSGHHQVLNAATALTCIMLLQKQGIDIPDKAVYDGMAHVRWPGRLELVRRRPDIILDGAHNPSGAAVLSDAIRAYYKGRRIILIIGILKDKAVDDILSNVCPLGDYIIATAPDNPRALLPEELGHRAFKYCKNVVYIEGINLAIEKALEIATPEHLILICGSLYLVGEARSILKKYNE